The genomic region TAGCGGGCAGGCCCTGGCGCTCGTCGGCGAGGGCCTTGTGGTAGTCGAGGTACACGAAGTTGTGCTGCTGGGCGTAGGCTTTGATTTGCTCATTGAGAGCCACAATCTTGGGGCCGGGCGTCAGGCCCTTACGCCACGGAAACTCGGAGGCCGGCAGCACCGAGCACAAAATCACCCGCACGCCGTTGGCCTGCGCCAACTCTGCCATTGACTTGATGTTGTTCATAGTAGCCTGCTGATCGTAAGGACCAGTGTTTTCGGCCACATCATTGGTGCCCGACAGAATGGCCACCACGGCGGGGCGCAGGTTCAGCACGTCTTGCCGAAAGCGCAGCAGCATCTGCGGAGAGGTCTGCCCGCCAATACCGCGGCCAACGTACTCGTAGGGCCGCCCGGCAAAAAAGGCTGAGTCAGCGCGGGGCCAGGCGTCGGTGATGGAGTTGCCCATTAGTACCACGCGAGGCGTGTTCGTGCTGGGAGCTTTCAGCTGCTGATTGGCGGGCGTGTAACGCTTCAGGTTGGCCCAATCAGGGTTTTGCTGCGCGAGCAGGGGAGTGGTGAGCAGGCTAAACGCTAAGGTAAGCAGGGGTAGGGTTTTCATGAGAAAGGAGCAAGGGTAGGATGAGGCCTGAAGGTAGCGAATGTGCCAAGGACGCGCAGCACACTGCGGACGTTGCTAGTGCCTACCTCCAACGGCGCGAATGGAAGCCTGTGGCGCCCAACCCGTGCTGAAGTCCTGTAGAAGTGAGTACTTCGAGCCGAAAACTACCCTACAAGCTGCTGCATATCCCAGCACTTCAGCCCTAAAAGGGTAGGGGAATGCCACAACAATGTCATTTATGAGCTTATTAACTGTATCAGATATCCGGCTGGAAGAAAAAGGTAACCTGGCATTGCAGGACATCAGCTTCTTGCAGCAGCGCTTCCAGAAGCTGGCCGTGGCCGGCGAAACGGGCTCCGGCAAAAGCACACTGCTACAAACTATTGCCGGGCTGGTGCAGCCCAGCGCAGGCACCGTCATGTTTGAAGGAAGCCGGGTGCGCGGCCCGGCCGAAAAGCTGATTCCCGGCCAGGCCGGCATTGCTTACCTCTCGCAGCAGTTTGAGCTGCCGCAGT from Hymenobacter aerilatus harbors:
- a CDS encoding SGNH/GDSL hydrolase family protein, encoding MKTLPLLTLAFSLLTTPLLAQQNPDWANLKRYTPANQQLKAPSTNTPRVVLMGNSITDAWPRADSAFFAGRPYEYVGRGIGGQTSPQMLLRFRQDVLNLRPAVVAILSGTNDVAENTGPYDQQATMNNIKSMAELAQANGVRVILCSVLPASEFPWRKGLTPGPKIVALNEQIKAYAQQHNFVYLDYHKALADERQGLPAKYANDGVHPTLAGYRIMEPLLNQAVAKALKQKSK